The following are from one region of the Cyclopterus lumpus isolate fCycLum1 chromosome 21, fCycLum1.pri, whole genome shotgun sequence genome:
- the LOC117750707 gene encoding basic leucine zipper and W2 domain-containing protein 1-A-like, which yields MSNQRQQKPTLTGQRFKTRKRDEKERFDPTQFQESIVQGLNQSGTDLEAVAKFLDASGAKLDYRRYVETLFDILVAGGMLAPGGTLSDDMTCTEFCLFKAQEDMETMQAYAQVFNKLIRRYKYLEKGFQEEIKKLLLFLKGFTESERNKLAMLAGILLANGNLSAAILSSLFNENLVKEGVSACFAVKLFKSWLSEKDINSVSSGLRKVGMDSRLMELFPANKRSCEHFSKYFSDAGLTELSDFAKNQQSIGARKELQKELEEQMSRGEPLKDIIPYVREEIKKNNISEQTMIGLIWASVMSSVEWNKKEELVTEQAIKLLKQYSPLLKSFTSQGLSELTLLLKIQEYCYDNIHFMKTFQKMVVLLYKADVLSEEAILKWYNDAHVAKGKSVFLEQMKKFVEWLKNAEEESESEEEEAD from the exons ATGAGTAATCAAAGGCAGCAGAAGCCTACGCTAACAGGCCAGCGTTTCAAAACCCGCAAAAGAG atgaaaaggAGAGGTTTGACCCCACCCAGTTTCAGGAAAGCATCGTACAAGGTCTGAACCAATCTGGCACTGATTTGGAGGCTGTCGCGAAGTTTCTTGACGCCTCTGGCGCCAAGCTTGACTACCGACGCTATGTAGAGACTCTTTTCGACATCCTGGTTGCTGGTGGGATGCTGG CCCCAGGAGGTACCTTGTCAGATGACATGACCTGCACTGAGTTTTGTCTCTTCAAAGCACAAGAGGACATGGAGACTATGCAGGCATATGCCCAG GTCTTTAACAAGCTTATCCGGCGTTACAAATACTTGGAGAAAGGATTTCAGGAGGAGATTAAAAAG CTTCTGTTGTTTCTCAAGGGCTTCACTGAGTCTGAGCGCAACAAGCTAGCCATGCTAGCAGGAATTCTGCTGGCCAATGGCAATCTCTCTGCAGCCATTCTAAGCAGCCTCTTCAATGAGAACCTCGTCAAAGAAG GTGTTTCAGCGTGCTTCGCTGTAAAACTCTTCAAATCATGGCTTTCTGAAAAGGACATCAACTCTGTTTCTTCCGGTCTCCGGAAGGTTGGCATGGACAGCAGGCTCATG GAGCTGTTCCCTGCCAACAAGCGCAGTTGTGAGCACTTCTCAAAGTACTTCTCGGACGCCGGACTGACGGAGCTTTCAGACTTTGCCAAAAACCAGCAGTCCATAGGTGCTCGCAAGGAGCTGCAGAAGGAGCTTGAGGAGCAGATGTCCCGTGGGGAACCCCTCAAAGAT ATCATCCCCTACGTCCGAGAGGAAATCAAGAAGAACAACATCTCTGAGCAGACGATGATTGGACTAATTTGGGCCAGTGTGATGAGCTCGGTGGAGTGGAACAAGAAGGAGGAGCTGGTCACAGAACAAGCCATCAAACTTTTAAAG CAATACAGCCCACTGCTGAAGTCATTCACCTCCCAGGGCCTCTCTGAACTAACTCTCCTGCTGAAGATCCAGGAGTACTGTTACGACAACATCCACTTCATGAAGACATTCCAGAAGATGGTTGTGCTGCTCTACAAAG CGGATGTTTTGAGTGAGGAGGCGATTCTTAAGTGGTACAACGATGCCCACGTTGCCAAAGGAAAGAGCGTGTTCCTTGAACAGATGAAAAAGTTTGTGGAATGGCTCAAGAACGCAGAGGAAG agtctgagtctgaggaagaggaggcagactGA